The sequence below is a genomic window from Coffea arabica cultivar ET-39 chromosome 4c, Coffea Arabica ET-39 HiFi, whole genome shotgun sequence.
AgtcttatcttttttttctgaaattttattgctgaTTGCTTGTGATATTTTTTAGTTGTTCAATTTTCTTCTTTGTGATAGcatcttttgttttaattttatgttttagcATTAGTCATTTGAttcttctttcattttcttgttttttgtcgAAATGTAGTTTGCGTATTCAGAGGTGTTTTTTGTCATGCAGATTAGACCAGATAGACAAACTTTGTATTGGAGTGCCACATGGCCAAGGGAGGTAGAAGCTTTAGCAAGGCAGTTTTTGCGCAATCCTTACAAGGTCTTTCTTTTACCGTTCTTACTTTCTGTATATGGTGATCTAGAAACATGATATCTGCAGTGTTCATGGGTGATTTATCTGTTGAAATTTTAGATATATGGATTCGTGAAGATGCTATTTCTTGCGTTTTTCAGGTGATCATTGGTTCTCCAGAACTGAAAGCAAATCAATCTATACGGCAGATCATTGAAATAGTGACAGATGTGGAGAAGTACAATAGGTGCTTTATGGTGACACTAAAACAGAAATGATGTGCGTTCTTTAATAGATCTGATTGCTTACTAGATTTGTTCTTGCAGGCTGATTAGGCTGCTGAAAGAAGTGATGGACGGAAGTCGTATTCTTATATTTGTGGAGACAAAGAAAGGATGTGATCAAGTGACAAGACAATTGAGAATGGATGGATGGCCAGCCTTATCCATCCATGGTGATAAAAGCCAGGATGAAAGGGACTGGGTACTGGCTGATTTTAAAAGTGGCAGAAATCCTATAATGATTGCCACTGATGTTGCTGCACGTGGTCTTGGTAGGATCACTGTGTGTTAAAACTTAGGTCTTTTAGGCTCTTAATTTACATGCTAGGTGAGTCTCCGGCTGCTGTCCACTTTCCTGAGAATATAATTTGTGGTTTGGGTGCAAGAGGTGGTGCTACAGGGTTAGGGTTGTTAATTGGAATTCAGTGCTGGACTACCCGATGCATATTTGTTAGCTCCATGTCTTGGAGTGAGCACCACTATAAGCAACTTTGCTATCCTGTTTAAGATTCTTTTGCCAAGATAGACATGGTGGCTTGGTTGGGGTGGGGTATCAGGGGACATTGCCCTCTTTGCTGAAGAGGATGCAAGAATGACATCCATAATCTCTCCTCTGGTATCACCAAAATGTTCCTACTTATGTTACATGGACACTGGGCATTACATTTGCAAAACTTTGTTCAAGATTAGAATAGTtctcaaatattttttttaactttggtCACGCGTTATCTTCTCATGGGATCAAGAGTAGATTATTGCTGTAAATATAGTTTGCATGTTTCTATGCACAGGTGATTCTAAGAATGAGTGGTAACCTCGGTAGAAACTCTTACTTTTTTGAGCTAGTGCTGCCCAAATAGACATGGTGAGTTGGCTACTTAACTGAGGTTATTGTGGTGAGGAGAAAAGGAGAATGTCCTACAATACTCTAGTAATCTTCTCTTCTAGTAGTGCCAAGTTGTGGCCGTATATCCAGTTAGTTATTGATAAGATGATGTATCACAGTAGGCTTGAGGGCACTCTCTTTCTGGAGGATGTCCCAGTGCAGAACTTCTCCTGAGATCTGGAAACCTTTTAAGTTGCTCTCCTTGCTTTGAGAAAAAATGCTATGGCTCCTTTTATTGTGTCCAAGTAACATGGTCGAATATAAATAGCTGCCCATCCACAGTTATGAAGCTGGTTTTTGTGACAGCCCGGATGACTCATACAAGCTTTTCCATAGATGTCGTATTTGGAAAATGTGGTGGTGAAGCTGCTCCTTATCCCTGCAAGGTTAAGGTGGGCACACTATGCAAGAGATGTGTTGTCTTATATAAGATGGTTTGGATCTTATAATTGCAGGGATAAGGCTGccatttcttgctttgctttctACAAGCAACTGATTTGTTTATCTAACATATATCTCCATCCCTTGCAGATGTCAAGGACATAAAATGTGTGGTTAACTATGATTTTCCATCAAGCCTCGAGGATTACGTTCATAGGATTGGCCGAACTGGTCGTGCAGGAGCTACAGGAACTGCTTTCACCTTTTTCACTCATGCAAATGCCAAGTTTGCCAGAGATCTAATCAAGATATTACGGGATGCAGGCCAAATCATTCCTCCTGATTTGTCTGCGATGGCCAGGTCTACTGGTTCTACTATGGGAGGTATAGTGAATGATACTTAAATTGCGTATATGATTTATGTTTCTTGGATAAGAATTAGATAAACCGATCAACTATAAATAGATGCTTTATGGATGTTACTCTGTTTGCATCTTCAGGAAACAACTTTCGCTCCAGAGGACGTGGGGGTTTTGGCAACAGAGGTATCTCTGGATCGAACACAATACCTCTTGGTGCTAAGAAGCCATGGTAGTTTCATTCATTGTGCAACAAGAATGGGGGATGCATCATCTTCAGATGTACAGATCTGTATCAGTTAGAAATATATGTTGCGTGTTGTGTTTTTCTTACCTTCTGTTAGATTCTtgttttcctacaaaatttggCTGATAGTGGAAGACCCTTGCACTCTTTATCCAAAAGCCATAGAAATACAAACAGAGATCACTTCCCCAGTGTAGAAATCTCTTTAGCAGCAACATCTTAGCTGAAATTTCTAGGACACTATTTTTGTACTTGCATGTATGATTTGGCAGCAACATCAGTTATAGAATGGTGTATTATGAGTAATGAATTTTACCCTGATCATCAGTCCATCGTATTCTTATGAGCTTTTTACCCTGATCATCTCCACCTCAAATCAGTATGATTTTGCATAATGttcatgaaattcaaattcagtaCATGTTTTCGAAAGAACAAGGAATAAGAAAAATGTGttattagggtttttttttttttttggaatgctTAGGAGTTGTGTTTCTCTTGAAAAATTACAGCTATTTTTCACCAGTTCAGAGCTCTCTTTCATGCAATCCATTTCCTAGAAAAGAGAACCCCTTGGACGGAGAAATGGCTGAGCTCCTGGCTTTCTGCTTGTCCATTTTGTTTCCAACCTTTTAACTCTGTATAAAAATATTACAGTTTTATACTAATTTTATCAAGTACTCAAGTGTGTGGTCATGTTCACCCTAAATCATGTGAAAATATGTAATGTCTTGATTATATATTTCAAATTATAACCAACTACTATATGAcaatgaaaaatatatttatgttcATGAATAGTCACATTGCGGAGCTGtccccaaaaaataaataaataaataaatagccatattgcaaaaaattttatatttttacctCACTCTTGAAACTTAAGAGAGTCGATTATCAAGCTATGGAATTATAAATACATCCAAATTGTACGTATGTATTAGAGGTTGGGGCGATTTCAGGTATAACGGGTGAACATTACTGTGTAGTGTAAACACATaacattattattttaaaatttataattcacCCTCAATgataagggtaaatttgtcccAGTATATTAAAAAACCTTTCCCACAATTAGGAAAGAGCTATTTACAtaaattatttgtaaaatttattCACTTTTTCACACTAACTCCTCACTCCTACTCCCAagtattataaaataatttaaccaataaaaaataattttcataaATATGTTTTTTATGAATTGCACACATGTTAGGGCGTGTCTCAAACACTAATATAATTAATTTCCCTAATTTGccataaagatttttttttaaaaatctataTACCTTCGGTCGGACGTAAACTTCAATTGAATGACTCAGACCAACCCGATCACGGTTGCAAATTTGCAATGGAGATCCTAAATCGTGCAAAGCAGGGccagggagaaaaaaaaaaagttacagtACCCTAAATGTAATTCTCTTCAActataagggtaattttgtaACACCACACTAAAATCCCCGTCCCACCTGCCAATTCTTCACCTTTAAATATAGCAAAACCCTAACTCTTCCTGCCCTTCCCCCGCCGCCGTCCACCTGCCAACAATGACGACTCGATTCAAGAAGACCAGGAAGAGCAGGGGCCACGTGAGCGCCGGCCACGGCCGCATCGGGAAACACCGCAAACACCCAGGAGGACGAGGAAACGCCGGAGGAATGCACCACCATCGAATCCTCTTCGACAAATACCACCCTGGATACTTCGGCAAGGTCGGAATGAGGTATTTTCACAAGCTCCGTAATAAATTCCATTGCCCGATCGTCAACATCGATAAGCTCTGGTCACTTGTCCCATCCGACCTGAAAGAAAAAGCCGTCTCCGAGGGTAAATCTGGAAAAGCGCCTCTGATTGACGTCACCCAGTTTGGGTATTTTAAGGTTTTGGGTAAAGGAGCCTTGCCGGAGAATCAACCTGTGGTAGTTAAGGCTAAGCTTGTTTCTAAGACTGCTGAGAAGAAAATTAAGGAGGCCGGTGGTGCTGTATTGCTTACTGCTTAGATTGATTTAAATCTCGATTtagtttaagttttggatactaaTTTTGGGTTTAGATAAGTGTTGGAATAGTTTGAGGATTCGAATTTTGTTCCGTTGAATTGCTTATCTGGATACTGTTACTATTATGGTCTAAATTTGGTTAATCCCACATTTTGCACTTTTTACATTAATTTTGTTGGGAAATGTTAATTTATCATACAATTTTATGTTGGAAATGTTAGAAGGAATGTCTAGATACTGTACAGCATTTTTATTATATCTTTTAGGCATGGGATGGAAATTATGTTACTTGGGATGATTATAGTGCGCAATAGTCTTCTTGTAATGGGGTTTCATGaagttttgttttttctttaagattttttcttttcaagtaaAGGGGAGAGGTGGGACGGAGATAGAGGCTGTGAGAATCGAAACCACAAGGTAGGATGAAGAACCAAGATCTCTATTGTCTATGCAATTTTTGATTCTCAAGTTTCATTGGGTTGTTTTGAGGGCTCCGTTAAGATTGCCTGTAAAGAGTTGTCTGTGAAGAATCAGAGCAGTTCTGGATTTTAGGAGGTCCTATTTTTCTGATAATAGAAATTGTAGAGGGATTGCTCGCAACCAAATTTTATCTGATTTAGATTTTTGTTGGTGATGAATGTGTTCTTGTGGATTTAAGCTAGCTCGGGGGTGTGCTTGATTCTCTGGTTGTATGTTGAAGCGGGAGTGTAGGGTTGTCACTGGTTGCGTGCTTTGTGTTTTGGAATCGCTTTGTGCTGCATCTTTTCTGGTTTGATTACAATTTACAAAGGTCATATATCCAACTTTCTGATTCTTGAATATGATACTTTTACAATTACCAATTGTTGGATCATAGTTGATCTTTCAACTTTCAAAATATTTATCTTGATGGCGTGATATTTATACTGATAAGCAATTATTTTCTGGTCTGATTAACGTGCCTGAGAAAGGTCTTTTAGTCCATTTGTGGAAGACTCTGGGCTTTTGAGTGTGTTGACAGaattccccttttttttctttccgtttGTCTTTTTGGGCTATTGAAAACACAATTTTCAATCCATTCATAAATGATTTCTACTACTTTTGGTAATTACATTTAGGCGCAGTAGCTTAATCCATGGTGCAAATTACGAGAGTAGTCACCGAACCTTTCGAATAGTCGAGTTTTGGCTACTTAAGTATTAATAGTATATTTGTACTTATTAAACTATCAAAAATATTAAGTTTTAGGTCAGTTCGTTTAATTTTACCGTTAATTTGTCATATCTAACTATTAATAGTATATCTCGTGAATCGTGTAAATCCTTAGATTTGACAAAATTGATGGTAAAATCAGACGAAATAATGCAAAATTTGTACTTTGATAATTCAGTAAATAAAAACATACTATTAATAGTTGAAAGGTCAAATTTTGACGATTCAAAAGGTTTAGTGGTTATTCGAGTAATTTGCTCCTTAATCCATTAATAACCTTGGAGAAAACTGCAGGATATGATTCAACACTGGCCTTACACTCGGAGAAGGGTGTAAGCAGGCTGGGAGGGCTTCAGCATCTTCCGAAAATGCATTTGCTGTCTTGACTGAAATTAAAACCCAGCGTAAAATAAACTCATATAACCCCTCACATAgggatttttaaaatttcagtaGTTTTCTCAACGCTTCAAAATGAGTTGTGACCTCCCTGAAATTTGAACCTAAACTCacataaattttttctttttttttttggtcgacaCGATAGAATTCCTATAATCTAAGCTAGCCTATTCTAGGGGAAAGGGGTAGGGGATTCGATGTGAGTAAAGACTCCATCGAAACTGGTCAATGAAGACCGTCACATAAATTTTTCCTTGCTTGTTACAATTTCACTAGTTTACTCAAAACGCTTCAAAGTGATGGGACTGGATTGACTTTTGAAGTTGTGTGTACTACTAATACAACAATCCTGAGTAATACTACTTTTTCCTTTGAGCTGCGGATTTGTCAATTTCAACGTCTTGAGTCTATCCGGATTTCCTTCAATCAAGGCCCATTTCTTTGGCAACAGATACACTGAACACAAAGCCAATCATACAAGCAAGTAGATCATAATTCATAACCATTTCGTTCCAAGACAAAGATTCTTTGGACGATCCATTGAATCCTCCCACCTCTCATGTGGTAGGCTTCTCTTTCCTTAGCCAACCTCTTCGATTGATGCGGAGCAAGTTGGGACAAGAAAGCAACTCATTTACTCTTTTTTGGATTAATCTTCCACCCACAATGACGGCGAACATACCGGAAGTATTTGATGAATGAtaattatgtaaattttaaatttaaaatttaatttttatacatGTATTATGAATCTAGTGATGATAATTTGCAACTTCAAAATACTCTGATTACATGTTAAACACCATTTACTTAGAGTCATCTTCTTTACCTGCTTATGTTGAAAGGCTGCAGCAAAAAATATGGCAGTGAGAGCCACCAAAACGTAAAGGGCAAAAGAAAATGTTCAAAAAACAAGATTTGGACATAAATAAGaacaaatgacaaaaaaaaaagtcaggtTCAAGCGTCTACAAGAGTGCAACAATGCAAGTATGTTTCCCAAATAtaaacctctctctctctctctctcctgttGGTAAAAAATCCTCTTgtaatttctattttttctacCTTATGAGTAGGACTGTCAATGGGGCTGGGCCAacccgagctcggctcgttcggCCTGACAGAAAGTCCGATGAGCCCGATCATTTAGTGAGCCGGTCTGAGTTTGAGCCTAAAAATTAGGCCCGAATTAAATGTGAGCCGAGCTTGGGCCTTATTAGGCTCATACCCGATATAGGCCCGGCCctttaattacctatatatataatatttatattttgatattatgtataattatatatccaaatatatttttgctaaatactaaatatatatataaattacaaaacacaaaaacacaTCTAAAGACTCTTTCATGAgctttcttgagagccaatattagtaatgcataactaaatttctaatttttcttattggttgagtaactttttgtattggcatattattggttgatttttttttttggtctacaaacacaaaaatcatcaagcatatttggatttaaatcacaagattataaaaaaaagtttcaacttttaaagatgtattggcttatgattgcatgttttattactatttttcatgcattttaaacggattacatataaatattgttgaaaaaattttggtttatatactttttaagaactattatttgttcatgtttagttttaagattatagtcttgtaaatgttaaattagttttacaacttaatagttatagtaattatattaagaaaattcagGAGTAATAAGTGAGCTTGGGCTAAACCCGATTAAGGCTCACAACCCGAATATTATGTGAGCTGAGTATGAGCTTCACATTTACGAACCCGAAACTCATAGCCCGAAACCCgaaaatgtctcaaattaaATGAGCTGAGCTTGAACTCATCAAAGCCCGGCTCATTAGGCCCGATTGACAGGCCTACTTATGAGGTACCACTTGATTTCTCATTTTCTCTACCCAACTCTTCTTTCGACTATCTAATTTCCATTTTGATTGgcctatttttcaaaaacaagtttttcaaatacaatgctaCATTAATACACAAgcaaaaacaattcaaaaaaCATCTTATCCACagaatatatcaaatatttcaaatttcatatacactgtccgtttggattggccattttttcaaaaaataagtttttcaaatataatgttacagtaatatacaaataaaaataactcaaaaaatatttcattcatacaatatatcaaatatttttaaaaatatttatagtaaaagtttttcatgtacactgctacagtaaaatttttcaaaaaacatcCCCAAAAATCGCTAATTCaaacagtaaaatatttcaaaaacacccctaAAAACAGCTAATTCAACATTTCCATTATCTACCAAACAAAGAACTTATTCTAGAAAAGATTTTTCGGTTATCTAACACATTGTTTAGTTTATTAACCAAACAAAGAATTGATTACTACACCTTTCTAGGAAAGAATAAATTAGCTAGCCATCTTATCACTTTCGGTTATTAGTGTTGCTACAAAGTGGTAGTGACTTTAGTAATCCATCTTATTGTATTGCCATCCATTGTTCCATGCAATTGGTTCAAATAAAGTTGCTCTAAGAGCAAAACCATGAGCCAAAATTAAAGTATTCCTAAAAAATGTTCTTACACTATTATGCAATGCATAAATGGTGGTAGGTAGAGGAAGGCAAGCATCATTGTCAAAGTGGGATGTCCATACAATTCCACCTCATTAGCTTAAAGTGGACCTTTCATGCACATTGACATTGAAAGGTGGGTAAAAAATGGCTTGGCACAAAGATACAAGCGAAATAAAATATGTAACAAGATTGGATAAAGCTAATTGAGCCACGTTCCACAAAGTACATTTTGGCTTCTAACTAACAACCACATCCCCATATGTGACGAGTCATGATTAATGATGATGTCCTTTGAAGATTGAAAAATACATGGGTTTTAAGTCCTCTTGAATATCTTGTGTTGATAACCATGGAAATTTCATTGTGGGAGTAGTGATAAGAAAATGAACGTATATGTTATTTCCTTTCTTGTCGCCTCTCTGCAAGACTTCGTGCCGACCAATAATACTTCAGGAATTGACAATTCCAAAACCACTGTAGAGAGAATTATCACCTTGCCGGAAAGCTGTATTGTTTGTACCGtcgaacatattttttaatcatatttttatctcatatatattaaataatgACAAAATACTTTttacaaaagtttcaaaaaattgcaatccaaacgggaCCAAAGCCCTTTGCATCTTAATCTTCTTCTAGCCTTCTACCCGCCACCCTTGGAAACTTACAAGATGACTTGCACGAACTGCAAAGGTGACTTTATCGCGTTCCTTTTCAAAAAGTAAGCACTGATTTAATGTGTTGTTTGTCGTCATAATGactgtgtttggataggaggtcatttgaaataatattataatatatttttttgatatggtgtatataaaataaaaatataattaaaaaaattttgaaaaatgcatttgtgatgtaataaaaaaaatttacaaataaaccaCTATCCAAaccaatttcatttcaaaattgatATAGATACCCATGTAACTGAATGTTATTTTTTGtgttataaaatataaaaattttctttggaCTTGTTCCACTATATTTAGTCAAATAATAAAACCTCTGTATAGTGAATAGCAAGGAAAGATGCCATCCTTTATGCATTAGACATTGGTGCAATTCAAatacattctttttttttttaagataatTTAAATACATTCTTGAGCAGGCAAGTGGAAAATATACGGAAATGTTACTAATGTCACCCCCACCATgttgtttttttctttccagACGTTGGAATCAGTTTGCTTGAGAGGGTCGGTTTCATCTGATTATAAaaaagggacaaaaaaaaaaaagatggggCTGCTAAGAGAAAATTTCTGCTGGGATGCctgttaatcgagccgagtatttggctgccgagctcgactcgagtttaaTTCGAGGCGAGCTCGACTTGAACTCGTTAGGAAAATGAGCTTTAAAATgtgttcgaactcgactcgttaaATATACATGTGgcttgaactcgagttcgagctcgactcgttcacgagctcgaactcgaactcgtgCAAATTAATCTTAATAAAaatctataatttttaatttttataattttaatttctaaaatgacaaatatgccCTTCATTAACGAGTTCTAACGAGCTACTCGAGTATCAAACGAGTCGAGCTTACTTGGCTCATTAACTAAACGAGCATGTTTCGAACTCAAGCTCGACTCATTAACCAAaattaacgagccgagctcgagccttaACGAGTCGAGCTCTAACGAGCTTTCGAGCTACTCGATTGACTTAACAGCTCATGCCACTTTGGACTGGATTGAActtcttaaaaaaaatacagACCTGGAAATAACTGGAATGTTCAATTGCACCACGACATTGGAATTAAAAAATCTGCATAAGTGGGGATGGATTTATTAGCCTTGTCCCTTTCCAATTTGTTGCTATATGCTGACAATTGCTGTATAAATTATTCGTaattaaattgattaattttcgTGACAAGGTTTCCCACTTGCTAAGGATGAATGAATGAATTCGCTAGGTTTGAATAATAGAAACACCAGAAGAAAAAGGAGTTCCAATGTTTGATCTACATTTATTAATTCATGGTGGTGTATGTGCGTTACAGTATGTCAGTCTCCTatatcaaaaaacaaaaaaagtacTTACAACTTTTAATGATGGAATCACGGTAAATTCCACAACAACAAATGATCAATCAACATAATTAGTATTCCAATAAgttcttttctattttatttagaTGGTGAAAGATGGAATTTAAAAAAGCCTGGAGAGGATAAAGGGGTTTGAATCcgaaatttctaattttggagACCTTAATTTTACCACTGGACTATGGAGCCGATGGAGTTACTCCAATAGTTAGAATAGGGGTTTTAGAGTTTTTTCCGTCTAAGATTCAGGGTTCGAACGATGAGTCTGACAGTTGGGGATAGGAAAAAATCACTGGATTGAGGCTTCATAGGTAAATTTGGTGCTAATAAGTTCATTAACCCATTAGTAACTACTGGGATTGGTCCAATGGTTagggaaaaatttttaaaattctcCTCGCTATCAGGTTCTGTCAGTTTAGGGATCAAATTCTGGGTTTGATAGCTAGAGATAGGAAGGGGTAAGagggttaaaaaaaaagttctttAACCCATTACTTGTGTGCATAGGTGTTCATGGACCGAATAAATCGGCGGTCGATTAACTTGTGAGATTGGGTCGGATATATAGGGTAATCTAACCTTCCTCTACTTACAggggagaaaaaagaattagattaataaatcaaataatgcatcaCTTTTCCAAATCAATAAAGAGTATTTACTCCTATAGCACTAAAAATTATCAATCAAATAAGAATCAAAATACATTAGATAATTAAAACACTGAATATTCAGAACATTTGTTTTCGCTTTCTTTATTTCTTGAAAGctatcaatttatttatttttagtaagGGTAATATGTTATTCCACAACCAAACAtgtaagttttaaaaattaagaataaaataattagtaGAGTGATAAAGTGAATAGAATTTATGAGAAATAAAAGaagttttgggaaaaaaaaaaagaatagtaaaataaataaaattggtTGTGACAAATGTTGGAAGGGGCAAAGGCAAATGGGAGATAGAGTTAGGTAGACAAGCttataacttttgaaaaataaaatgtatAATGATCCTCctaatttaaattattaataaGTACGGGTTGCGGTTTGGGTACTCGTTACCCTGGCCAACCTTACTATCCTACACATATGCAAGTAAGTTCGGGTAACCGCAGTTtttgaaaactgaaaactaTACTCTAATCTAATTTTTTAAGTACGTTCGAATAATCTAACCATTTTTAAAATTGTTGGTGATTACCCTATTTTTCGAtttcgatttggactaattcaATTTTTTCGGTTATCCAATCCTTCGGTTCTTTTTAAACACCCTTACTTGTGTGATTGAACGTACTCTGCTATTGAGGATTGTGGGCCACTTCgcaataaatgaaaaataaagcaCTAAAGGAATAATCATAGAAAATTTGATTGCAATGATGGaaatccatttcttcttcctttttgtttttttttttggataattagGAGGATTTCCATTTCACTAAGCTACCCGTGTGCCACTCCTTCCTTAGTA
It includes:
- the LOC113738442 gene encoding large ribosomal subunit protein uL15x, with amino-acid sequence MTTRFKKTRKSRGHVSAGHGRIGKHRKHPGGRGNAGGMHHHRILFDKYHPGYFGKVGMRYFHKLRNKFHCPIVNIDKLWSLVPSDLKEKAVSEGKSGKAPLIDVTQFGYFKVLGKGALPENQPVVVKAKLVSKTAEKKIKEAGGAVLLTA